One Halobacterium zhouii genomic region harbors:
- the radA gene encoding DNA repair and recombination protein RadA: MPEADLEELPGVGPATAEKLRENGFESFQSLAVASAGELSNTADVGDSTAADIVQAARDAADVGGFETGSTVLERREQIGKLSWNIDEVDEMLGGGVETQSITEVYGEFGAGKSQVTHQLSVNVQLPKEQGGLHGRAIFVDSEDTFRPERIDDMVRGLEDEQLQAAMDEREIEGTPDDEDAMDELVQSFLDMIHVAKGFNSNHQMLLAEKAQEIAGEYEEDDYPVRLLCVDSLTAHFRAEYVGRGELADRQQKLNKHLHDLDKVGNLYNAAVVVTNQVQSNPDSFFGDPTKPIGGNILGHKSTFRMYLRKSKADKRIVKLVDAPNLADGESVMRVQNAGLKPE, encoded by the coding sequence ATGCCCGAAGCTGACCTCGAAGAACTACCTGGAGTCGGTCCCGCGACAGCGGAGAAACTGCGGGAGAACGGGTTCGAGTCGTTCCAGAGCCTCGCCGTCGCGTCCGCCGGTGAACTGTCGAACACCGCGGACGTCGGCGACAGCACCGCTGCGGACATCGTCCAGGCGGCGCGCGACGCCGCCGACGTCGGCGGGTTCGAGACCGGTAGCACCGTCCTCGAACGACGCGAACAGATCGGGAAGCTCTCCTGGAACATCGACGAAGTCGACGAGATGCTCGGCGGCGGCGTCGAGACCCAGTCGATCACCGAGGTGTACGGCGAGTTCGGCGCCGGCAAGTCCCAGGTCACCCACCAGCTCTCCGTGAACGTCCAGCTCCCCAAGGAGCAGGGCGGCCTCCACGGCCGCGCCATCTTCGTCGACTCCGAGGACACGTTCCGCCCGGAGCGCATCGACGACATGGTCCGCGGCCTCGAGGACGAACAGCTGCAGGCCGCGATGGACGAGCGCGAAATCGAGGGAACGCCGGACGACGAGGACGCGATGGACGAACTCGTCCAGAGCTTCCTCGACATGATTCACGTCGCGAAGGGGTTCAACTCCAACCACCAGATGCTGCTCGCGGAGAAAGCCCAGGAGATCGCCGGCGAGTACGAGGAGGACGACTACCCCGTCCGACTGCTCTGTGTCGACTCACTGACCGCGCACTTCCGCGCGGAGTACGTCGGCCGCGGCGAGCTCGCGGACCGCCAGCAGAAACTCAACAAACACCTCCACGACCTCGACAAGGTCGGCAACCTCTACAACGCCGCTGTCGTCGTTACGAACCAGGTGCAGTCCAACCCGGACTCCTTCTTCGGCGACCCGACGAAGCCCATCGGTGGCAACATCCTCGGCCACAAGTCCACGTTCCGCATGTACCTGCGGAAGTCCAAGGCCGACAAGCGCATCGTGAAACTCGTCGACGCGCCGAACCTCGCGGACGGTGAATCCGTGATGCGGGTGCAGAACGCCGGCCTCAAGCCCGAGTGA
- a CDS encoding iron-sulfur cluster assembly scaffold protein yields the protein MTAGSDMYRQQILDHYRNPRNYGDLEDPTFSHEGYNPSCGDELEFDVELAEDGETVERAAFSGDGCAISQASASMLSQELPGMTLDEIEELDRDDVLEMLGVEVTPMRIKCAVLGEKVVQDGAEIYRGEADVDQTTTED from the coding sequence ATGACCGCTGGCTCGGACATGTACCGACAGCAGATCCTCGACCACTACCGGAACCCCCGGAACTACGGCGACCTCGAGGACCCCACGTTCAGCCACGAAGGGTACAACCCGTCGTGTGGCGACGAACTCGAGTTCGACGTGGAACTCGCCGAGGACGGCGAGACGGTCGAACGCGCGGCGTTCAGCGGCGACGGCTGCGCCATTAGTCAGGCCTCGGCGAGCATGCTCTCCCAGGAACTCCCGGGCATGACCCTCGACGAGATCGAGGAACTGGACCGCGACGACGTCCTCGAGATGCTCGGCGTCGAGGTGACGCCGATGCGCATCAAGTGCGCGGTGCTCGGCGAGAAGGTCGTCCAGGACGGCGCGGAGATCTACCGCGGCGAGGCGGACGTCGACCAGACGACGACTGAAGACTGA